A window of Thermodesulfobacteriota bacterium contains these coding sequences:
- a CDS encoding response regulator gives MNLCVNARDAMPDGGKLSIFIENIFIDENYARMTAGAGVGPYVVVGFSNTGIGIPPDNVGRIFEPFFITKEYGKGTGLGLAIVFGIIKGHGGFIKVYSEVGKGTKFMVYLPASRSNESSKADEDNIQAPSGNGELILVVDDEASICEITNMTLERYNYSAVTARDGREALAIFNRYKEEVRAVIVDNMMPVMDGAETIGKLRKINPAVKIVSASGFDEKDKYSWAGNSDAQVYLWKPFTAKALLKVLHEVLREAKKA, from the coding sequence ATGAACCTGTGTGTTAATGCCCGCGATGCCATGCCCGATGGGGGCAAATTAAGTATTTTTATCGAGAATATCTTTATCGATGAAAATTACGCGCGTATGACCGCCGGTGCTGGGGTAGGTCCTTATGTCGTAGTCGGTTTTTCCAATACCGGAATCGGAATCCCCCCGGACAATGTTGGCAGGATATTCGAGCCATTTTTCATCACAAAGGAATACGGCAAGGGTACCGGGTTGGGGCTGGCCATAGTTTTTGGAATCATCAAGGGTCATGGCGGTTTTATAAAAGTCTATAGCGAGGTGGGGAAGGGAACGAAGTTTATGGTCTACTTGCCGGCTAGTAGATCGAATGAATCATCAAAAGCGGATGAAGACAATATACAAGCCCCTTCTGGAAATGGAGAACTGATATTGGTTGTCGACGATGAAGCCTCGATTTGCGAGATTACCAACATGACGCTGGAGAGATACAATTATAGCGCGGTCACGGCAAGGGACGGCCGGGAGGCTCTGGCCATTTTCAATAGGTATAAGGAGGAGGTAAGGGCGGTGATTGTGGATAATATGATGCCGGTTATGGACGGGGCGGAAACCATCGGTAAACTTAGAAAAATCAACCCGGCAGTTAAAATCGTCTCTGCCAGCGGATTTGACGAGAAGGATAAGTATAGCTGGGCTGGAAACTCCGATGCCCAGGTTTATTTATGGAAGCCTTTCACAGCAAAAGCGCTTCTCAAGGTTTTGCATGAGGTGCTCAGGGAAGCTAAAAAAGCGTAG
- a CDS encoding tetratricopeptide repeat protein: MSYRRLLITCFLLVYFTHPVSADFELKLNQGVAAYLKKDYQAAVNFLKLALEENPDSATANHILGLSLSRLEKYDEAITYLEKTKELDPNIRGIYLDLGTAYLKGDDLKMAESEFKEAVRQEPENGLAYYNLGYTQFQLGNFEEAITALDKAANLDPELATQARFYAGLSRYKLTDYQASISDFQSARELGLGTDFAIASEEYLDLISRLNKKYYGTVSSGVQYDTNVVLDPDGVEIISDQSAARAIFYLNLGYKPYLKPDAVIGGDYTGYFSFNHDLEDFNVQSHLFRIYGEKTVSVRKRPTAFYLEYFYNIIFVGGSPADNLFSQSNSVRPKVTVQWSSLTQTELSYQFRYDNFDNFPERDAANNNLTLAQLFRLCDGKLFLRPGINVAINSAKDITGRRNFDYFSPEVFLETVSFLPHGITVLTNTYYFNADYYNDPFDRVDNQIGVRAVVSKKLYKVLSLDLSYQYIKNFSSSDFPGPEPFKYSTNIFSAVLSARF, from the coding sequence TTGAGCTACAGAAGGCTGCTTATAACCTGCTTCCTACTAGTTTATTTTACCCACCCCGTATCGGCTGATTTCGAGCTTAAACTCAACCAGGGCGTTGCCGCTTACCTTAAAAAGGACTACCAGGCAGCGGTAAATTTTTTAAAACTGGCCCTGGAAGAAAACCCGGACAGCGCTACGGCTAATCACATACTGGGCCTTTCCCTGTCAAGACTAGAAAAATATGATGAAGCTATTACCTATCTGGAAAAAACAAAAGAGCTCGACCCCAACATTAGAGGTATATACTTGGACCTGGGAACCGCCTACCTGAAGGGTGATGACCTTAAGATGGCCGAGAGTGAATTTAAAGAGGCGGTGCGCCAGGAGCCGGAAAACGGTCTTGCCTATTACAACCTGGGCTACACCCAGTTCCAACTCGGAAATTTCGAAGAGGCCATTACCGCCCTGGATAAAGCGGCTAATCTTGACCCGGAGCTGGCTACTCAGGCCCGTTTCTACGCCGGACTAAGCCGCTATAAGCTTACCGATTACCAAGCCTCTATAAGCGATTTTCAGTCTGCGCGCGAGCTAGGGTTGGGAACGGATTTTGCGATTGCCTCCGAGGAGTACCTGGACTTAATATCCAGACTCAACAAAAAATACTATGGAACGGTTAGCTCGGGTGTTCAGTACGATACAAACGTAGTCCTCGACCCGGACGGCGTCGAGATTATAAGCGACCAGAGCGCAGCGCGGGCAATCTTCTACTTGAACCTGGGATATAAGCCCTATCTTAAACCGGATGCGGTTATAGGCGGGGACTACACCGGCTATTTTTCTTTCAATCATGACTTGGAAGACTTCAACGTTCAAAGTCATCTTTTCAGAATTTATGGAGAAAAAACGGTCTCCGTGCGTAAAAGGCCCACTGCCTTTTACCTGGAATACTTTTATAACATCATCTTCGTGGGCGGCTCTCCGGCCGATAACCTCTTCTCTCAGAGCAACTCGGTAAGGCCGAAAGTGACCGTGCAATGGTCAAGCCTCACCCAGACCGAGCTTTCTTATCAGTTCAGGTATGACAACTTCGATAATTTCCCGGAGAGAGACGCCGCAAATAACAATTTGACCCTGGCTCAGCTATTTCGGCTCTGCGATGGGAAGTTATTCTTGAGGCCGGGAATTAACGTCGCCATAAATAGCGCAAAGGACATTACCGGCAGGCGCAACTTTGATTATTTCTCGCCGGAAGTCTTTTTAGAAACCGTTTCATTCCTTCCCCATGGGATTACGGTTTTAACCAACACTTATTATTTTAATGCAGACTACTACAACGACCCTTTCGACAGAGTGGACAATCAGATCGGGGTGAGGGCCGTGGTTTCAAAGAAGCTGTATAAGGTATTATCATTAGACCTGAGCTATCAGTACATCAAAAATTTCTCCAGCAGCGATTTTCCCGGGCCGGAGCCGTTTAAGTATTCAACCAACATATTCTCGGCCGTACTGAGCGCCAGATTTTAG
- a CDS encoding EAL domain-containing protein — protein MLALVLIPCDAQSGVQHQIVNGKGHFVIRELRILLLEDNPADADLIRHELSKASTQFLLRQADTEETYLKELKEFAPDLILSDYTLPSFDGMSALAIAKEKCPEVPFIFVTGSLGEETAIETLKSGATDYVLKDRLSRLVPSIHGALKEVEERGMRKKLEEQLIYNAFHDALTGVPNRNLFLDRLNQLIRHGMRRKDYLFAVLFLDLDRFKKINDSLGHRIGDLLLRAVAQRLEGCLRSNDTVGRLGGDEFTIILDDIKDISDAIRVANRISREVNLPFNLNGHRVFTSASIGVVLSSAGYERTEDILHDADLAMLRAKSLGGGRYEVFDHSMRDMAAKLLELEVDLHQAIERQEFELHYQPVVSLDNGKITGIEALLRWRHPKRGLLLPAEFIPGAEVTRLIIPIGDWVLREACRQARVWQDEFYRKTPFSMNVNLSGKQCTQSNLVDQVEQVLKDTDLDPSKLRLEIIEDAITKNAHCVTGILRQLRALGVRLSLDDFGTGYSSFGSFNNLPVDTLKIDRSFIKGINGDEKDWNIVRAIIMLAHGLGMDVTAEGIETANQLTKLRLMKCTHGQGYYFSKPMDCESTRALIAAQPSW, from the coding sequence GTGCTTGCACTGGTACTTATACCTTGCGACGCGCAGTCCGGTGTCCAACACCAGATTGTAAACGGGAAAGGGCATTTCGTGATTAGGGAACTTCGCATCTTGTTATTGGAGGATAATCCTGCCGACGCAGATTTGATTAGACACGAGCTCAGTAAGGCAAGCACACAGTTTTTATTAAGACAGGCGGACACTGAAGAAACCTATCTCAAAGAACTCAAGGAATTTGCACCCGACCTTATTCTCTCGGACTATACGCTTCCATCGTTTGACGGCATGTCTGCATTGGCTATAGCCAAGGAAAAATGCCCCGAAGTGCCATTCATATTTGTCACCGGTTCGCTAGGGGAAGAAACGGCGATTGAAACCCTAAAAAGCGGTGCGACTGATTATGTCCTTAAAGATCGCCTCTCCCGGTTAGTGCCTTCCATACATGGGGCATTGAAGGAAGTGGAGGAAAGGGGCATGCGCAAAAAATTGGAAGAGCAATTGATTTATAATGCCTTCCACGATGCCTTAACCGGTGTACCGAATAGAAACTTATTCTTAGATCGGTTGAATCAGTTAATCAGACACGGCATGAGGCGAAAAGACTACTTGTTTGCCGTTTTATTCCTGGACCTGGACCGTTTCAAGAAAATCAACGATTCTCTAGGGCACAGGATTGGGGATCTATTGCTTAGAGCGGTTGCGCAAAGGTTGGAAGGGTGCCTGCGTTCTAACGATACCGTGGGCCGCCTGGGTGGCGATGAGTTTACTATTATACTCGATGACATCAAGGACATTAGCGATGCCATACGGGTGGCTAACCGTATAAGCAGGGAAGTCAACTTGCCCTTTAATCTCAACGGTCACCGGGTATTCACCAGTGCCAGTATTGGAGTAGTCCTTAGCTCGGCGGGCTACGAGCGTACAGAAGACATCCTGCATGATGCTGACCTGGCTATGCTTCGGGCCAAGTCGCTTGGGGGAGGGCGATACGAGGTTTTTGACCATAGCATGAGGGACATGGCAGCAAAGCTTCTGGAGCTGGAGGTTGACCTTCACCAGGCAATCGAGCGTCAGGAGTTTGAGCTTCATTACCAGCCGGTCGTGTCGTTAGACAACGGTAAAATAACCGGGATCGAGGCTCTTCTTCGCTGGCGACACCCGAAGCGCGGACTGTTATTACCAGCGGAGTTTATTCCGGGTGCGGAAGTAACTAGATTAATTATTCCGATAGGAGACTGGGTGCTGAGAGAGGCGTGCCGACAGGCTCGTGTGTGGCAGGATGAATTTTATAGAAAAACCCCTTTCTCCATGAATGTTAACCTATCCGGTAAGCAGTGTACCCAGTCTAATCTCGTAGACCAGGTCGAGCAGGTCCTTAAAGATACCGACCTGGACCCTTCCAAACTGAGACTGGAGATCATAGAGGATGCAATTACGAAGAATGCTCATTGTGTGACCGGTATCTTACGGCAATTGAGGGCATTGGGGGTTCGGTTAAGCCTGGATGACTTTGGAACCGGATATTCATCCTTTGGCTCATTCAACAATCTGCCGGTGGACACATTAAAGATAGACCGTTCTTTCATCAAAGGGATAAACGGCGATGAAAAAGATTGGAATATTGTCCGGGCGATCATAATGCTGGCACATGGTTTGGGTATGGATGTTACGGCAGAGGGCATAGAGACCGCCAATCAACTAACAAAACTTAGACTGATGAAATGTACACACGGACAGGGCTATTATTTTTCAAAACCTATGGACTGTGAGAGTACCAGGGCGTTAATCGCCGCACAGCCTAGCTGGTAG
- a CDS encoding cation:proton antiporter, with protein MESSLLVDIGLSVITATLFAYIVKILKQPLILGYIAAGILIGPVGLGLIKDQHSIEVLSELGLAFLMFIIGLEIDLKKLIKAGKVVIIAGLVKVVLCGLLGFVVATWLGYTGLTAAYVAVIFCFSSTLVTVKLLSDKSELDTIAGRITLGILLLEDVISIFVLGLQSNITNPSILPISFSLAKGAALVLVSMLATRYLLPSLFRFVAKLPEVLLLSTISWCFLVSWLAMKAGFSIAMGALIAGVSISNFPYNLDVLAKIRALRDFFVTLFFVSLGMQVVISSSSIITSALVISFFVILSSFFTIIPTLRLLQYGYRFGILSAISLAQISEFALVIVALGYKLGHISQDIVSLTAIVLIITATISTYMTLNNHSICGFLLELLKRMGIRESASTETPGADHKGRSLVLLGCHRVGSSLVESLKKRYDDLLVVDFSPEVEANLKAQNIPFVYADISHMDTLEEINIREAKVVVSSISDDFLRGTSNIRLLRHIKSLNPEARVIVTAETIKNAIEMYKEGADYVLIPRILSANYLTEIIDIAISGRMDELKKRELEELENRREVLD; from the coding sequence ATGGAATCCAGCCTCTTAGTCGATATCGGCCTATCCGTAATCACCGCCACGCTATTTGCGTACATAGTAAAGATTCTCAAGCAGCCGCTCATACTGGGCTACATTGCCGCCGGTATACTTATTGGCCCCGTAGGGCTGGGGTTGATAAAGGACCAGCACTCCATAGAAGTCCTTTCTGAACTCGGCCTTGCCTTCCTGATGTTCATAATCGGGCTGGAAATCGACTTAAAAAAGCTGATAAAAGCCGGAAAGGTGGTGATTATAGCCGGGCTGGTTAAGGTGGTATTATGCGGGCTCCTGGGGTTCGTCGTGGCCACTTGGCTAGGTTATACCGGCCTGACGGCGGCCTACGTTGCCGTTATCTTTTGTTTCAGCAGTACACTGGTCACGGTCAAATTACTATCGGATAAAAGCGAACTGGATACGATCGCCGGGAGAATCACCTTAGGCATTCTTCTCCTAGAAGACGTGATAAGCATATTTGTCCTGGGACTGCAATCCAATATCACCAACCCCTCCATCCTGCCCATATCCTTCTCCCTGGCCAAAGGCGCGGCGTTGGTGCTGGTTTCAATGCTCGCCACCAGGTATCTTCTTCCATCCCTCTTTAGGTTCGTGGCAAAGTTGCCCGAAGTACTCCTCCTCTCCACGATCTCCTGGTGTTTTTTGGTATCCTGGCTGGCCATGAAAGCCGGGTTTTCCATAGCCATGGGGGCATTGATAGCCGGGGTGAGCATATCCAATTTCCCTTATAACCTGGATGTATTGGCCAAGATAAGGGCACTCCGGGATTTTTTCGTAACCCTCTTTTTTGTCTCCCTGGGTATGCAGGTGGTCATAAGCTCTTCTTCGATAATTACCTCGGCCCTGGTGATATCCTTCTTTGTCATACTGAGCAGTTTCTTCACAATTATCCCCACGCTGAGGCTCCTCCAGTACGGCTATAGGTTTGGAATCCTATCGGCTATATCGTTAGCCCAGATCAGTGAGTTTGCCCTGGTAATCGTCGCTCTCGGCTATAAACTCGGGCACATATCCCAGGATATCGTATCGCTCACGGCAATAGTGCTTATAATTACCGCGACCATATCCACCTACATGACCCTGAATAACCATTCTATATGCGGATTTCTTCTCGAACTCCTCAAGAGAATGGGAATAAGGGAAAGCGCATCAACAGAAACACCCGGCGCCGACCATAAGGGGAGAAGCCTCGTCCTCCTAGGGTGCCACCGGGTCGGAAGTTCCCTGGTGGAATCCTTGAAGAAGAGATACGACGACCTTCTGGTAGTGGATTTCAGCCCGGAGGTGGAAGCTAATCTCAAAGCTCAGAATATACCCTTTGTCTATGCCGATATAAGCCATATGGACACGCTTGAGGAAATAAACATCCGTGAGGCAAAGGTGGTAGTTTCTTCCATCTCCGACGATTTTCTGAGAGGAACCAGCAATATCCGGCTTCTTCGGCATATAAAGAGCTTGAACCCCGAGGCCAGGGTGATTGTCACTGCGGAAACGATCAAAAACGCTATCGAGATGTATAAGGAAGGGGCGGATTATGTACTAATCCCCAGGATATTATCGGCGAACTACCTCACCGAGATCATAGACATAGCCATTAGCGGAAGAATGGACGAGCTCAAAAAACGCGAGCTCGAGGAATTAGAAAATAGAAGAGAGGTTCTTGATTGA
- a CDS encoding FecR domain-containing protein, with amino-acid sequence MRDGLSKFWIASLTIFVLGLAAAHTHAQEPEPIGIVTAARGQVTVVGEDGVSEAVEEGARVYLGDRFETGEDSGVKILFNDDTLISLGANTTYEINEFVYTPNTRRSLSNILRGKLKGIIQTFEGEESNVEFATPKGVIGIKGTIVYIDADRGIFFVLEGKGRVRGVTEEVELLSGEFTIIGPDGNPSLPKPITPELRKELEEVTLVLEEAPPRDSLYKEDYPGKEPPPAVPPEGMVTTIGDVPTGQPVDLLPGVNPDDEAPVDVIINP; translated from the coding sequence ATGCGGGATGGACTCTCGAAATTCTGGATTGCTTCGCTGACCATATTCGTGTTAGGCCTTGCCGCCGCTCATACCCATGCCCAGGAGCCCGAGCCAATAGGTATCGTCACCGCAGCCAGGGGACAGGTTACCGTGGTAGGAGAAGATGGTGTGAGCGAGGCGGTTGAGGAAGGGGCCAGGGTCTATCTTGGGGACAGGTTTGAGACAGGAGAGGACTCCGGGGTAAAAATCCTGTTTAATGACGATACGCTTATATCGTTGGGGGCAAATACCACTTATGAAATAAACGAATTCGTCTATACTCCCAATACCAGGAGGTCCTTATCGAACATACTCCGGGGAAAACTGAAAGGCATAATCCAAACCTTTGAAGGCGAGGAATCTAACGTCGAATTCGCCACCCCTAAAGGGGTCATCGGGATAAAGGGAACCATAGTCTACATAGACGCAGATAGGGGCATATTCTTCGTCCTCGAGGGCAAGGGTAGGGTAAGAGGGGTTACAGAGGAGGTAGAACTGCTATCCGGAGAATTTACGATCATCGGACCGGATGGGAATCCGTCTCTTCCTAAGCCCATAACGCCGGAGCTAAGGAAAGAATTGGAAGAAGTGACCCTGGTCCTAGAAGAGGCACCACCCAGGGATTCATTATACAAAGAAGATTACCCGGGGAAAGAACCCCCTCCGGCAGTTCCGCCTGAGGGTATGGTGACGACTATTGGCGATGTGCCCACAGGCCAGCCGGTCGACCTGCTCCCTGGGGTTAATCCTGATGACGAAGCGCCGGTGGACGTTATCATAAACCCGTAG
- a CDS encoding CARDB domain-containing protein, translating into MRKDRLRLHLLLLFLVTAISCGGGSSGGGTGQASVRIVIQFPEVESSEVVYKQVSTRQGVEDIRIITITIEDGFPTIERTFDVTDLPLEERIFVPVGSDRIVTVRARDINGLLIAIGSTTIDVFPGASNTATIQLELVGEVCDDGIDNNEDGNADCADPDCDGERCDPEDDSFVCENGECVIPTPSPTPTPPPSESLCFDNIDNDEDELVDCADPDCDGRICRVGGVSGVCDNGACRIIDLVPSIDDLCGVDFTVTNQGNTTAPASVTQVVFFTEDDSGNPGTATANIATPSLSPGQSVNLNADIGTTVPSGSFCFIPNCVYTIGVDANNQIPESDEGNNTIIGLCPG; encoded by the coding sequence ATGAGGAAAGACCGCTTGAGACTTCATCTGTTATTATTGTTTCTGGTTACTGCTATTTCCTGCGGAGGTGGCAGCAGCGGAGGAGGAACTGGTCAAGCCTCGGTCAGGATCGTTATTCAATTCCCGGAAGTAGAATCGAGCGAGGTGGTATACAAGCAGGTCTCTACCAGGCAGGGTGTCGAGGACATCCGCATAATAACCATTACTATAGAGGATGGATTCCCTACGATAGAGAGAACCTTTGATGTCACCGACCTTCCCTTAGAGGAGAGGATTTTCGTCCCGGTGGGAAGTGACAGAATAGTCACGGTTAGAGCGAGAGATATAAATGGGCTCCTGATAGCCATAGGAAGCACAACCATAGACGTCTTCCCCGGAGCAAGCAACACCGCCACTATACAGCTTGAACTGGTAGGAGAGGTCTGCGACGACGGTATAGATAATAACGAAGACGGGAATGCGGACTGTGCTGACCCAGATTGCGATGGAGAAAGGTGCGACCCGGAGGATGATTCCTTTGTGTGTGAAAACGGGGAGTGTGTGATACCGACACCGTCACCCACCCCCACTCCTCCGCCCAGTGAGTCCTTGTGCTTCGACAATATTGACAACGATGAGGATGAGTTGGTGGATTGTGCCGACCCTGACTGCGATGGAAGGATCTGCCGGGTCGGGGGCGTTTCCGGAGTATGTGATAATGGAGCGTGCAGGATCATTGATTTAGTCCCTTCGATCGACGACCTGTGCGGGGTTGATTTTACAGTTACCAATCAAGGTAATACTACCGCCCCGGCCTCGGTTACACAGGTTGTATTCTTCACCGAGGATGACAGCGGAAACCCTGGCACCGCTACAGCCAATATAGCCACACCTTCTTTATCCCCGGGCCAATCGGTCAACCTTAACGCCGATATTGGGACCACTGTTCCCTCCGGCTCTTTCTGCTTCATTCCGAATTGCGTCTACACAATCGGAGTTGACGCAAACAATCAGATACCGGAATCCGATGAAGGAAACAACACTATAATCGGCCTCTGCCCCGGATGA
- a CDS encoding response regulator transcription factor, giving the protein MTKPIRILLADDHNLVRAGIRSLIQNIDGMEVIGEVGDGRNALSFIEAYRPDIALIDISMPGLNGLEVTARATKEFPEVGVIILSMHLNEEYVLQALRSGASGYLVKGADQAELEIAIRAVAGGQTYLSPGVSKHIVADYLQRAEAGGTSLNLLTPRQREILQLIAEGCSTKKIARMLNLSVKTVDTHRTKMMERLDIHDIAGLVRYAIRMGIIKPE; this is encoded by the coding sequence ATGACCAAGCCGATTCGAATTTTACTCGCGGATGACCATAACCTCGTGCGGGCCGGGATTCGGTCGTTAATACAGAATATAGACGGTATGGAGGTTATAGGGGAAGTGGGTGATGGCCGCAATGCTCTAAGTTTCATCGAAGCTTATCGGCCGGACATAGCTTTAATCGATATTTCTATGCCTGGTTTGAACGGCTTGGAGGTGACCGCACGCGCAACAAAGGAGTTCCCGGAAGTGGGTGTTATAATCTTGTCTATGCATTTAAATGAAGAGTACGTGCTTCAAGCATTACGAAGCGGGGCATCCGGCTATCTAGTGAAGGGCGCGGACCAGGCCGAGCTTGAAATCGCTATCAGGGCGGTTGCCGGTGGTCAGACCTATCTAAGCCCGGGTGTGTCCAAGCATATCGTGGCCGATTACTTACAGCGAGCCGAAGCCGGAGGCACTTCCTTAAATTTATTAACGCCGCGGCAGCGCGAAATTCTACAGTTGATTGCCGAGGGCTGCTCGACCAAAAAGATTGCCCGTATGCTTAACTTGAGCGTCAAAACCGTGGACACCCACCGCACCAAGATGATGGAGCGACTGGATATTCATGATATTGCCGGCTTGGTGCGCTATGCCATCCGCATGGGGATAATAAAGCCGGAGTAA